The Delphinus delphis chromosome 2, mDelDel1.2, whole genome shotgun sequence genome contains a region encoding:
- the KIF7 gene encoding kinesin-like protein KIF7 translates to MGLEAQRLPGAEEAPVRVALRVRPLLPKELLHGHQSCLRVEPGHGRVTLGRDRHFGFHVVLDEDAGQEAVYQACVQPLLEAFFEGFNATVFAYGQTGSGKTYTMGEASVASLHEDEQGIIPRAMAEAFKLIDENDLLDCLVHVSYLEVYKEEFRDLLEVGTASRDIQLREDDRGNVVLCGVKEVDVEGLDEVLSLLEMGNAARHTGATHLNRLSSRSHTVFTVTLEQRGRAPSRLPRPAAGQLLISKFHFVDLAGSERVLKTGSTGERLKESIQINSSLLALGNVISALGDPQRRGSHIPYRDSKITRILKDSLGGNAKTVMIACVSPSSSDFDETLNTLNYASRAQNIRNRATVNWRPEAERAPEEAAAGPRGPPRHRSETRIIHRGRRALGPTAASAAAAARLGAECARYRARTDAAYSLLRELQAEPGLPGAAARKVRDWLCAVEGERSALSSASGPDSGIESASAEEQAMQGPGGRKEDEGALQLLALQSQVARLEEENRDFLAALEDAMEQYKLQSDRLREQQEEMAELRLRLELVRPGWGAPGLLQGLPPESLMPRPHTAPLGGAHTHVLGMVPPACLPGDEVGPENWGEQVTNGREAGAKLLAEGERLGSGSSAASEEEEAGGEEEPPRRILHPRRNRISKGSQRMGARPGSPLNRKGPELRLEELGATIPGPRVVGGSQALVRPHQAPTAMASEWRLAQAQQKIRELAINIRMKEELIGELVRTGKAAQALNRQHSQRIRELEQEAERVRTELSEGQRQLRELEGKEPQDASECSQLQEFRKRVAAAQSQVQVLKEKKQATERLVSLSAQSEKRLQELERNVQLMRQQQGQLQRRLREETEQKRRLETEMNKRQHRVKELELKHEQQQKILKIKTEEIAAFQRKRRSGSNGSVVSLEQQQKIEEQKKWLDQEMEKVLQQRRALEELGEELHKREAILAKKEALMQEKTGLESKRLRSSQALNEDIVRVSSRLEHLEKELSEKSGQLRQGSAQSQQQIRGEIDALRQEKDALLKQRLEIDGKLRQGSLLSPEEERTLFQLDEAIEALDAAIEYKNEAITCRQRVLRASASLLSQCEMNLMAKLSYLSSSETRALLCKYFDKVVTLREEQHQQQIAFSELEMQLEEQQRLVYWLEVALERQRLEMDRQLTLQQKEHEQNIQLLLQQSRDHLGEGLADSKRQYETRIQALEKELGRHMWINQELKQKLSSLNAAGQSRVTGGEKRTLCPENRQAPGSEDEPHPAPEPLWQPPVTEGVPRPREEMRDLVHAPLPLTWKRSSLCSEEQGSPEELRQREAAEPLVGRMLPVGEMGLPRNLGPLPKPRRELRRTSPGMIDVRKNPL, encoded by the exons ATGGGGCTGGAGGCCCAGaggctgccaggggctgaggaggcCCCAGTGAGGGTGGCCCTTCGAGTCCGCCCATTGCTGCCCAAGGAGCTGCTGCACGGGCACCAGAGCTGCCTGAGGGTGGAGCCGGGGCACGGCCGGGTCACTTTGGGCCGGGACCGCCACTTTGGCTTCCACGTAGTGCTGGACGAGGACGCCGGGCAGGAGGCTGTGTACCAGGCCTGCGTGCAACCCCTCCTCGAGGCTTTTTTTGAGGGCTTCAATGCCACCGTCTTTGCCTACGGTCAGACAGGCTCCGGGAAGACGTACACCATGGGGGAGGCCAGTGTGG CCTCTCTTCACGAGGACGAGCAGGGCATCATCCCACGGGCCATGGCTGAGGCCTTTAAGCTGATTGATGAGAATGACCTGCTTGACTGTCTGGTGCACGTGTCCTACCTGGAAGTGTACAAGGAGGAGTTCCGAGACCTGCTGGAGGTGGGCACCGCCAGCCGTGACATCCAGCTTCGGGAAGATGATCGTGGGAATGTTG TGCTGTGTGGAGTGAAGGAGGTCGACGTGGAGGGCCTGGATGAGGTGCTGAGCCTCTTGGAGATGGGCAATGCAGCACGGCACACGGGGGCCACACACCTCAACCGCCTCTCCAGCCGCTCACACACTGTGTTCACCGTGACCCTGGAGCAGCGGGGGCGCGCCCCCAGCCGCCTCCCCCGACCTGCTGCGGGCCAGCTGCTCATCTCCAAGTTCCACTTCGTGGACTTGGCGGGCTCAGAGAGGGTGCTGAAGACGGGCAGCACAGGCGAGCGGCTCAAGGAGAGCATCCAGATCAACAGCAGCCTCTTGGCTCTGGGCAACGTCATCAGCGCCCTGGGTGACCCCCAGCGCCGTGGCAGCCACATCCCCTACCGGGACTCCAAGATCACCCG GATCCTCAAAGACTCCCTGGGCGGGAATGCCAAGACAGTGATGATCGCTTGCGTCAGCCCTTCCTCCTCGGACTTCGACGAGACTCTCAACACCCTGAACTACGCCAGCCGCGCCCAGAACATCCGCAACCGCGCCACTGTCAACTGGCGGCCTGAGGCCGAGCGGGCGCCTGAGGAGGCAGCTGCTGGCCCGCGGGGGCCGCCTAGACACCGCTCGGAGACGCGCATCATCCACCGGGGCCGGCGCGCCCTGGGCCCCACCGCCGCCtccgccgcggccgccgcccgCCTTGGCGCCGAGTGCGCTCGCTACCGGGCCCGCACTGACGCCGCTTACAGCCTCCTGCGCGAGCTACAGGCCGAGCCCGGGCTGCCTGGCGCCGCCGCCCGCAAGGTGCGCGACTGGCTGTGCGCCGTCGAGGGTGAGCGCAGCGCCCTAAGCTCTGCCTCCGGTCCCGACAGCGGCATCGAGAGTGCCTCCGCCGAGGAGCAGGCCATGCAGGGACCCGGCGGACGAAAG GAAGATGAGGGGGCACTGCAGCTGCTGGCCCTGCAGAGCCAGGTGGCCCGGCTGGAGGAGGAGAACCGAGACTTTCTGGCTGCGCTGGAGGACGCCATGGAGCAGTACAAGCTGCAG AGCGACCGTCTTCGTGAGCAGCAGGAGGAGATGGCAGAGCTGCGGCTGCGGCTGGAGCTGGTGCGGCCTGGCTGGGGGGCCCCAGGGCTCTTGCAGGGCTTGCCTCCTGAGTCCCTTATGCCCCGGCCTCACACGGCCCCCCTGGGGGGTGCCCACACCCATGTGCTGGGCATGGTGccccctgcctgccttcctggagATGAAGTTGGCCCTGAGAATTGGGGAGAG CAAGTGACAAATGGCAGGGAGGCTGGAGCCAAGTTgctggcagagggagagaggctgggaagtGGCTCTTCAGCTGCATCAGAGGAAGAGGAGGCGGGGGGGGAGGAGGAGCCACCCCGACGGATCCTGCACCCACGCAG GAATAGGATCAGTAAGGGGAGCCAGAGGATGGGGGCCCGCCCAGGGAGTCCACTCAACAGGAAGGGCCCAGAGCTTCGCCTGGAGGAGCTGGGTGCAACCATCCCGGGGCCCAGAG TGGTTGGTGGGAGCCAGGCCCTGGTTCGGCCCCACCAGGCccccactgccatggcctctgagtGGCGGCTGGCCCAAGCCCAGCAGAAGATCCGTGAGCTGGCCATCAACATCCGCATGAAGGAGGAGCTCATAGGCGAGCTGGTCCGCACAG GGAAGGCGGCCCAGGCCCTGAACCGCCAGCACAGCCAGCGCATCCGGGAGCTGGAGCAGGAGGCAGAGCGGGTGCGGACTGAGCTGAGTGAAGGCCAGAGGCAGCTGCGGGAGCTTGAGGGCAAGGAGCCCCAGGACGCCAGCGAGTGTTCGCAGCTCCAGGAGTTCCGCAAGAGGGTTGCTGCTGCTCAGAGCCAAGTGCAG GTgctgaaggagaagaaacaggCGACAGAGCGGCTGGTGTCGCTGTCGGCCCAGAGCGAGAAGCGGCTGCAGGAGCTGGAGAGGAATGTGCAGCTCATGCGGCAGCAGCAGGGGCAGCTGCAAAGGCGGCTTCGTGAGGAGACAGAGCAGAAGCGGCGCCTggagacagagatgaacaagCGGCAGCACCGTGTCAAG GAGCTGGAGCTGAAGCACGAGCAGCAGCAAAAGATCCTGAAGATCAAGACAGAAGAGATTGCGGCATTTCAGAGGAAGCGGCGCAGCGGCAGCAACGGCTCTGTTGTCAGCCTGGAGCAGCAGCAG AAGATTGAAGAGCAGAAGAAGTGGCTGGACCAGGAGATGGAGAAGGTCCTACAGCAGCGGCGGGCGCTGGAGGAGCTAGGGGAGGAGCTCCACAAGCGGGAGGCCATCCTGGCCAAGAAGGAGGCCCTGATGCAGGAGAAGACGGGGCTGGAGAGCAAGCGCCTGCGGTCCAGCCAG GCCCTCAACGAGGACATTGTGCGTGTGTCCAGCCGGCTGGAGCACCTGGAGAAGGAGCTCTCCGAGAAGAGCGGGCAGCTGCGGCAGGGCAGCGCCCAGAGCCAGCAGCAGATCCGTGGGGAGATCGACGCCCTGCGCCAGGAGAAGGACGCGCTGCTGAAGCAGCGGCTGGAGATTGATGGCAAGCTGAGGCAGGGCAGCCTGCTGTCGCCTGAG GAGGAGCGGACGCTGTTCCAGCTGGACGAGGCCATCGAGGCCCTGGACGCTGCCATCGAGTACAAGAACGAGGCCATCACGTGCCGCCAGCGGGTGCTGCGGGCCTCGGCCTCCTTGCTGTCCCAGTGTGAGATGAACCTCATGGCCAAGCTCAGCTACCTCTCATCCTCGGAGACCAGAGCCCTACTCTGCAAGTACTTTGACAAG GTGGTGACGCTCCGAGAGGAGCAGCACCAGCAGCAGATTGCCTTCTCGGAGCTGGAGATGCAGCTGGAGGAGCAGCAGAGGCTGGTCTATTGGCTGGAGGTGGCTCTAGAGCGGCAGCGCCTGGAGATGGACCGCCAGCTGACCCTGCAGCAGAAGGAGCATGAGCAGAACAtccagctcctcctccagcaGAGTCGAG ACCACCTTGGTGAAGGGTTAGCAGACAGCAAGAGGCAGTATGAGACCAGAATTCAGGCTCTGGAGAAGGAGCTGGGCCGCCACATGTGGATCAACCAGGAACTGAAACAGAAGCTCAGTAGTCTGAATGCTGCGGGCCAGAGCAGGG